The following DNA comes from Neovison vison isolate M4711 chromosome 13, ASM_NN_V1, whole genome shotgun sequence.
TCaatcataggaccctgggatcatgacctgagcagaaggcagaagctttaacccattgagccgcccaggcacccagCATGGCATTTCTGAGTTAAAAgagataaacatttattttttttattttttaaagactttttttttcattatttatttgacagagatcacaagtaggcagagaggcaggcagagagagaggaggaagcaggtttcccactgagcagagagcccaatgtggggctcaatcccaggaccctaggatcatgacctgagctgaaggcagaggctttaacccactgagccacccaggtgcctcaagagataaacatttataatttgGATTGAAACTTGTAGTCATTGCCTGTGTTCTCAATGAACAGATGCTGGAAGTATAGTTTTGGGGGTCATAATATGTTTTGACTTTGCACGGGGGTtttcacactgaccctgacatggCCAGGACTCAGTGGGGCAGACCAGTAAGAGAGGGCTTCCCAGGCAGAGGAACTGCCCCTGGCCTGCCTCCTATCTCAGGggaggtaagaaagaaagaactgaagcTGCTTTGTAGGACTCACTTACTTTCTCCTTGTTTCCTAATGTACGCTTTTGACCTGATTTGGAAGCAGTCTGCCTGCAGTCCATCTGCTCAGTGCATACAGCATGGGGCCTCGAGGTCAGGAGACCTTTTCATCATCATAGGACCTGAACTGTCAGACCCCTAAGGGCCCAAGGAGACCACCTAGGTCACATCTCTTATgttgcagatggggaaaccaaggcctaTAGAAGAGAAGGACTTGCCAGACGTCACCATGAAGTCCCAAATCAGCCTCCAGCTCCCAGACCAGTACCAGGGACATTTATTTAGTACCCGTTTAGGGTGGAGGCCCAGAGTCAGGCCCTGGATTTGCACCTACTAGTATGCCTGGGGACAGGTCCATTTATCTTCTTTGGGACTCGGTTTCTCTGTCTGGGTACCCCAGAGCTGCCCAGAGGATCCCCATAGATCACAAAAAGAGTTAAGTGTgtgtggaggaggtgggggctgACTCCCTGAGCGCCTCGTGGGGCTCTGCCTGGGTGCACACCATTCCTCCCTTTGCTCCCCAGCTGGTGTTCCCTCTCGAATGGTTTCCACTCAACAAACCCAGCGTGGGGGACTACTTCCACATGGCCTACAACATTATCacgcccttcctcctgctcaagGTACAGTCCCcggctccctgccctcccttcccaccctcattccttcctccttctctggcaGGAAGCTGGTGCCAAGCCCTGGGAGTCCTGGAAGCAGATATGGAAGCAGGCCTACCCTGCCCGAGCTTGGGGGATAAAGGCTGTGATCAAGGGACACACCAAAGGCCCGGCCAGGAGGGATGGAGAAGCCCTCCCCAAGGAGGGATATTTGATTTGGGCGTCAGCTTTGTGTGCCAGGGGATGATGTAGAAGAGGTGGTCAACCAAAAGGACCTGAAGACAGGATCATGCTTGAAACTACATtcggggaggctgaggcagagggagtgagtgGGTTGGTTGTCTGGGGGGAAGTCGGGAAGGCAGGTAGGGTCCAGGTGGAAGCAACAGAGGTGACCTCTACTCTGGCCTGGGGATCCAGGACTTGGAGATGACCCTGGGAGCACAGAGCTAGCCAGGGCTGCCAGCTTTGCAGGTCCAAATAAGGGCTCTTAAAACAACTGTCGCCACCTACCATCCccattattttgtttctaaagaaaTGTGTCTAATCACCAAAACTAAGACAGGTATAAAATTAGAATTCAGAGGAGTCTTAAGTTAAAGTTTCCTTTCCAAagcatcctccccaccccacttccctGACATTTTCTTGGTGTTTTACCATGGACCCGTGGCTCCAAAATGAGAGGGTCCTGCAGCGTTGATCAGCCCAGCCATCCAGAGGCCcagctgggagtggggagagggccaGGCCTGGGTGCCTGGGCTGAAGGCCTGGTTGTCACTGCCAGCACAGGGTCAGTGTGCGACCTTTGGCAGTCAGTTCGTCCCTCTGCAGCTGGGGATGCTCTCTGAGGAACGGGGGTGCTGGTTCCCAACTCATGCTGGCTTCACGGGGATCCTAGGAGACTGTGGAGGCTGGCTCAGCCTGCTGCAGGGACCCAGTTTGGAGTGACTCTTCAGCGGTGGCATCCATGGACCCCAGGCATGGGGGAGGGACCAGGGGCTGTCTCCTGTTGTGGTGAAGGCTGAGTCGCGCTCTCCGGTGCCCCTCTGACCCCAGCTCATGGAGCGGTCCCCTCGCACGCTGCCACGTGCCATGATCTACCTCAGCATCATCACCTTCGTCATGGGCGCCAGCATCCACCTGGTGGGCGACTCAGTGAACCACCGATTGCTCTTCAGCGGCTACCAGCACCACCTGTCCGTCCGGGAGAATCCCATCATCAGGAACCTCAAGCCAGAGACGCTGGTGAGCCGCCCTCCCCAACCCCGCATGTAAAGCCTTGTTGGCACAGTCTGTCCCGGAGGCCAGAGAGGTGGCCCCCAGCCGTCACTGGCGCCTGACCCACTAAGCGTTCTGCTAGGGGAGGGCACTGTACCCGCTGAGCTATGATGCCTCTGACAGTTCGGGAAGGGGCCCCGACTGGCTGCCCCCCGGGGGGCCCTGCAGTAGAGGGCAAGACTAGGGTGGGGAATGAGGACTGCTGGGGGAAGGGCCGGGCCCGGGCAAGGGTGGGCCGCGTGGGCCCCAGCACCCGCCCTGACGCACCTGCTGCTCTCAACTGCCATGCCCACCGCCCTCAGATCGACTCCTTCGAGCTGCTTTACTACTACGACGAGTACCTGGGCCACTCCATGTGGTGAGTGTCGGGGCCAGGAAGGCAGCGCCAGCCGGGCTGTCTCCCCAGGGGCCCCGGGTCCGGCCCCAGAGGACACTGCACGAGCCTCTGGGTGTGGGGTGCCAGGCCCTCCCCGTCCCAGCGCGACGGTGCCCGCGGCGGCCACTAGAGGGCAGCAAGCGGCTGTCCCTCCCAGGCCCTGCCGGagcctgcggggggggggggggggggaggggaggggcgcggCGCAGACTAGGTCCCGCCCCTCTCGCTGCCGTGGGGTGTGGGTGGGCACCGAGGGGGGACCCGCACTGGGTCAGGACGCGGTCTTTGGGAGTGGAGGTAGGGGTGAAGCCGAGGAGGACCAAGTGGACTGACGGGGGGAGGGGCTGTCTGCCCTGCTTCTGAAACTCCTGGGAGGGGTCCCCTTCATCCCAAAGGCAGTGGAAACCTCCCAGCTGTGCACAGCCGTGGGAGAGCCAGGGCCCCAGCCGCCGGCAGCTGTCTGTTCTGCCCCACATCTTACAGGAGGAGCTGGGACTAGTGAGAGGGTGTGGGGGAGCAGCCAGCAAGCTCTGCACCCCGTAGCCTCACCCCTGAGTGAGGTGGCTGGCTCCTGTCATACCAGGCCGACAGTCGTGTTTCCAGGAtccatttattcttcatttttatttatttatttatttattttaaaaaagattatttatttatttatttgacagagagaaatcacaagtagatggagaggcaggcagagagagagagagggaagcaggctccttgctgagcagagagcccgatgtgggactcgatcccaggaccctgagatcatgacctgagccaaaggtagcggcttaacccactgagccacccaggcgcccctattttttattttttaaagatcttatttatttgacagacagcaagagagggaacagaaccagggggagtgggagagggagaagcaggcttcccgctgagcagagagcccaatgcagggcttgatcccaccatcctgggatcatgacctgagtcaaaggcaaatgctcaactgactgagcccccaggccgCCCTCCAGGATCCACTTTAAACAGGCAAAGTTGGTCCTCTTGGCAGTGAGTCCAGGGGCCCTGGACAGGCCTTTGCCCAGAGAtgtttgggaagggaagagggggtgggctgggagcaAATGGGGGCTGTGGAAGGGGGACACAAGGTAGCTAAGagaagggggtgtgggagaggcagCCTTTGTGGAGAGGAGAGGCTGGTACTTTTGGGTAAGATGctgtgtgtggggaaggggtgaGGCTCTGGGTTGCGTATGGGTGAGGGGGCTTCACAGAGCCCCTTGGAGGACCCCAGCAGGTatggttctctgtctctctttttttttttaaacctgagcCTGGAGGCTCTCCCTCCTCAGCCCTGCTGGGTGTACCTCTTCCGGGTGTGCAGAGTGCCACAATGAGACAGAGgcaccccctacacacacacccacgtGGAGTGAGGTGGTTAGGGCCGTGTGGGAGGGTCCTCCCCACACCACGGCCTATGAGACCCTGATTTGCATATGCCAGGGAGCAAGCCTCatcttcctgcctccttcctgcaCACCCGCCCCCAGGGCCCCCAGCACGGGGAAGTCTGGTGGGGTGAGTGCCCGGGCCTAAACCAGGCATTTGGTAAACGCTGATGCGGCCTGCATGGAATGGTGCAAGGACAGGTGGGGGTGAGGGCTGGGTGGAGGGGCACTGCGGCGGGTGGGCGGGCCTCTGAGGCCCCGGCCTCCCTGTTGCAGGTACGTCCCCTTCTTCCTCATCCTCTTCATGTACTTCAGTGGTTGTTTCACTCCCACCAAAGCCGAGAGTTCAATGCCAGGGGTGGCCCTGCTCCTGGTGGTGCCCAGTGGCCTGTACTATTGGTGAGTGGACCTTGGACCCGGGTGGGGGGCACTCAGGGAGCTGGGTGGTAAAAAAGTCCTCTTGACCACAGTCCCACTCTGGGCTCTGCTTCCACCTGGGTCTAGTGGAGATGGTGCAGTGCTTTGTGGTAGCCTCTCTGTCACCAGGAAGCCAGGCCTGAGTGCTCCTCTCCATTCTCATGCTCCTCTGCCCTACCTCCTGGAACCCCAGTGCCACTGTGGAGCCCAGTAGAGCCCACCTGTAATATCGAGCCCATCGAGTCCTGtgggcctgtttcctcctttgtgaCATTGGGACAGCCCCTGCGTGTCTCCCTCTCAGCAGATGGTGAGGAtctaggaggaggaaaagaggctTCATAAACAATAAAGCACTATGAGGGTGACAAGGACAGATAAGGGGGAAGTTTCTtgcctggtttctttttttttttttatttttaagattttatttatttgacagagatcacaagtaggcagagaggcaggcagagagaggaggaagcaggctccctgc
Coding sequences within:
- the CLN6 gene encoding ceroid-lipofuscinosis neuronal protein 6 isoform X2, with protein sequence MCQDIVKRIWTVMRRHSAVKADEAAGTAPFHLDLWFYFTLQNWILDFGRPIAMLVFPLEWFPLNKPSVGDYFHMAYNIITPFLLLKLMERSPRTLPRAMIYLSIITFVMGASIHLVGDSVNHRLLFSGYQHHLSVRENPIIRNLKPETLIDSFELLYYYDEYLGHSMWYVPFFLILFMYFSGCFTPTKAESSMPGVALLLVVPSGLYYWYLVTEGQIFILFIFTFFAMLALVLHQKRKCLFLDSNGLFLFYSFALTLLLVALWVAWLWNDPVLRKKYPGVIYVPEPWAFYTLHVSSRR
- the CLN6 gene encoding ceroid-lipofuscinosis neuronal protein 6 isoform X3; the encoded protein is MEAAARRRQHPGAAGGAAAQPGASFLQARHSAVKADEAAGTAPFHLDLWFYFTLQNWILDFGRPIAMLVFPLEWFPLNKPSVGDYFHMAYNIITPFLLLKLMERSPRTLPRAMIYLSIITFVMGASIHLVGDSVNHRLLFSGYQHHLSVRENPIIRNLKPETLIDSFELLYYYDEYLGHSMWYVPFFLILFMYFSGCFTPTKAESSMPGVALLLVVPSGLYYWASFLDLLLGLSPAGRRGSTRTNLYAPEDRMKKKEWQPQQAGKCFDVRSMLVLRQPQ
- the CLN6 gene encoding ceroid-lipofuscinosis neuronal protein 6 isoform X4, with the protein product MEAAARRRQHPGAAGGAAAQPGASFLQARHSAVKADEAAGTAPFHLDLWFYFTLQNWILDFGRPIAMLVFPLEWFPLNKPSVGDYFHMAYNIITPFLLLKLMERSPRTLPRAMIYLSIITFVMGASIHLVGDSVNHRLLFSGYQHHLSVRENPIIRNLKPETLVRPLLPHPLHVLQWLFHSHQSREFNARGGPAPGGAQWPVLLVPGHRGPDLHPLHLHLLRHAGPCPAPEAQVPLPGQQRPLPLLFLCPHPPACGAVGRLAVE